The DNA window GCGGATGGCGCAAATTTGAGACTCAAGACCCTCGAAAATAATATCGATCTCTATAAATTTACCGGCAAGCTGCTGAACTGCGGCGGCTATGGGCAATGTGGCACCTGCATTGTAGAAGTTGTGGACGGCATGGATAATCTCTCCCCCCGCACCGAAGCCGAAAAGCGCAAACTGAAGCGCAAACCCGATAGCTATCGCCTAGCCTGCCAAACCCTGGTCAATGGTGACGTGAGTATCCGCACCAAGCCCTAGCCTGGCGTTGATCACGCTGGGTGTGGCATTTCCATACCCAGCTTTTGCCTAGGTTTTTGACGACTCATCTAAAAACATCTAGAAAACTAATAGAAACCTGCCTGAGCAAGGTCACTTCTGATCAGGTGGAATGATATTCTTAACCCTAGGTCTATAAAATAAGCTGTGCTTTAGAGAGGCTAGATTGAATGGAAACTAATGATCTTGGGTTCATTGCAACGATTCTATTCGTGCTAGTACCCACCGTCTTCTTATTAATTCTTTACATTCAGACAGCG is part of the Candidatus Obscuribacterales bacterium genome and encodes:
- a CDS encoding 2Fe-2S iron-sulfur cluster-binding protein, coding for MATITFVNEQQEAIVADGANLRLKTLENNIDLYKFTGKLLNCGGYGQCGTCIVEVVDGMDNLSPRTEAEKRKLKRKPDSYRLACQTLVNGDVSIRTKP